Sequence from the Actinocatenispora sera genome:
AAGAGCTACCTGGAATGTTCAGATGACGCACTTGTTCAACGATCGGTCAGCCGCGACGCCAATGTGATGTTCGCTACCAAGAGCGCACAAACTACTACGAAGAGTGGAGGTCTGTGAGGTGCCAGCTGGCGTGATCGTTGCTGCGCCGGCCGAGACGCCGCCCTTCGGACTGCTGCCCGGCTCTGCTCGCAGTCGATCGGTCCGGCGACCGCGCCACATCACGCCAGCTTCGCAGGTGGCAGACCGCGACACGCCAACCCAGGCATCAGGCAGCCGGCCTCGAACCACGGACCCCACCGGCCCGCGAATCCATGGTCGACGACAAGACGTTCACGGTTCCAGCACGGTACGCGGCAGATCCGGGAGATGCGCATGACAAGCCGGGTGTTCCGACGATGCGGAGGCGACCCATCGCGACGCAAACCAACCAACCCGCCCGGTCCTCGCCACAGGATCCCTCCGTAGCGCTACCCGCGACTCGACGCTGTCCGCCTGGCAACCACCGAGCGATTCCTGGCTGTGGTGCGGGATTGAACGTGCTTTCAGGAAAGTGAGTGAGGATGAGGAAAGTGCTCTGGCACACGCGCTGAGTCTGGATGGCTTCATAGCCGGGCGATGACTTGGGTGGATCCTCGACGGCGATGGCTGGTCGGGCCAGACCACGAACGAGGTCGTTTCCTCGACGGGAGCGTTGCTGGCTGGCCGGCGTACTCAGGATGCCGAGGACCGCGACCAGCCGGGCTTCTACGGAGGCAGCTTTTGCGGCCGTTCTTCGTGCTACGCCACGATCCGCCGGCACAGCCTCCAGTCGTCAAGGACGTGACTGCCGGTTCCTCGACACGGGGCATCCAGGAGGCGGTGACAGGTGCCAAGGAAGCCGCAGCTGGTGCGGATTTCGGCATCCTCGGCGCCAACGTCGCTCGGCAGTGCCTCGACGCCAGGCTTGTGGACGAGATCATCGTGCACATCGCGCCGGTCCTTCTCGGCTCGGCGGTTCCCTTCTTCAAAAGCAGCGGTGCCAGGTCTCCGAGTACGGCCAGCATGTCGACGGGTTCTGCGCCGCCGTACCCGACGACGATCACTTCTCATGCCGCCGTCCTACCCGGCAAGGCGGGTGTTTCGATCCGGGCGAGACAGGTATCCCAGGATTCCAGCCAAAGATACGGCCGCCGAGTGACGGGGCGTGCGAAGGCAGCGAGCATGGAAGCAACGACCGAAGGAGAGAGCCACGATGGAACTCGTCGTCGACTACATCAGCTCGTTGGACGGCTACGCCGCCGCCGAGGGCTGGCCCGGCTGGTGGGGCCTCGAGGGCCCGGAATACCTCGGCTGGCTCGAAAAGAATTCCACGACCGAGCACACGCTCTTGATGGGAGCCAACACATACCGGTTGATGCACGGCTTCGCCGCATCGCAGACCGAAGGTGTCGACGTGCTCGGATCCGTTCCCAAGATCGTTTTCTCGAAGACGATCACCGAGCCCTTGGTATGGGCCAACTCCACCCTGGTCCGCGGCGACGCGGTACAGGCCGTACGGGAGCTGAAGAGGACCAGTGACCGTCCACTCTGGACGCTCGGTAGCCTTTCGCTGGCTCGTGCACTGCTGGCTGCCGGGCTCGCCGACAAGTTTCGTGTCGCCGTGTTCCCCGTCATCACCGGCCGGACCGGGCGCGAGCGGATCTACGACAGCTACCCCGACCTAGCCCTCGAGCTGGTCCAGGCCCGCACGTTCGACCGGGGAACGCAGCTGCTCGAGTACCGGCCGCGGCTGCTGGATGCGCCGTTGCCTCCGGGTCCTGGCAGCGCCTGAGCACGGTCACGAGAACGCGCGTTCATGACCAGGCTGTCACCCCAGCCCCACGGCCGACCGGCCGCTCGGAGCACGCATCCGATCTGATGAAATGACCACGCGGCTGGGCAGAAGAACGTGCCATGTCGAATCCGTTCTGTACATGTCGATGTCGCGCGACGGGTTCATCGCCGGAGCCAACGACGGGCCCGGTGACGGCGGCCTCCGCCTCCATGAATGGCTGGGCGATCCGGCCTCCGACTACCCGCTTCGCCCCGTCGGGGCTCAACGGCGACATGTTCGCAGAGTCCAAGGACACCGGGACGGTCGTCGTTGGCCGCAATACCTTCGACTACGCCGGCCACTGGGTGGCGGCCGCCACGGCGTTCCGATCTACGTTCCCCATCCGGGGCGCCCGGCGGCGCCGGAGGGCCACTGGCCTCACCACGTTCCCGATGCGAAGTCCGCGGTACGTCAGGCCAAGACCGCCGCTGGCGAGAGGGATGTCATGGGGCACGGCGCCGAGCTGGTCCAGTCGCTCCTACGCGACGGCCTGCTCGACGAGCTGCGGATCCACCTGATCCCGGTCATGCTCGGCAACGGGCGACGGCTGTTCGGAGCAGACCACGTCGATCTCGAGCTGATGCGCGTGCTCGATATCCGAAGGCCCTGATCATCGAGGCTCGGTCAACGACAATCGCACCGACGCCTGCCTCTGCCTGCTCGCGCTGACGTCGCGATGAGCTCTGCGACTAGTGGCGTGTTCCGCTCGAACCTGGCACGGGTCCTCGGCAGTCAGGCGCTCCGCCGGGTACCCCTACCGCTCTCGAACCCCCGCACGATCGGGGTGCGCCCGAACGACCAGGTCGCACGATGAAGGATTACTTCATTGGCCCCATTGTGCACGGCAATGATTGTTGCCAAGATAAGCACATCAGATCCCCTCAACTCAGCGCGTATCGGTCGCCGCGCCGGCCCCTCCTCCGCGGCGCCCTGGTACGCCGGTACCGAGGAGGTTCGTCGAATGTCCAGAAGACCCCGGCTACGTCGCCTGCTCACCCCCGCGGTCGCGCTCGCTCTCGCACTGCTCGGCGCCGCTCCCGGCGCGACGGCGGCGCCAGCACCGGCCGGAGCACCGGCCGGCATCGCCGCCGCGGCGAGGACCGCGCAGCAGCGTTACGGCGTGCCGGCGCCACTGCTCGAAGCGATCTGCTACCTGGAAGGGCGGCTGTCCGACCACGGCGGCAGGCCCAGCGCCAACGGCGGGTACGGCTGCATGAACCTCACCCACAACGCCCGCTCCCGCGACCTCGACCACGCAGCCGCGGCGCTCGGCGTCCCCGCCCGGCAGCTACACACCGACCAGGCCGCCAACATCGCCGGCGCCGCCGAGGTGCTGCGCGCCGACGCGACTGCGCTGTCTCCCGACCATCGGGCCCCCACGAACCTCGCCGGCTGGTACGGCGCGATCGCCCGCTACAGCGGCGCCGACCACGCCGTCGCCACCGCGTACGCCGATGCGGTGTACCGAATCGTCCGGCACGGACTGACCGCCACCGCACCCCGCGGCGAGACCGTACGCATCGCGCCGCACCGTGTCACCCCGGACACCGCGGCCGCCGACGGCGTCGGCGTCCACCCCGACCTGCCGAGTCATTGCACGACCACGAGCGCGGGCGACTACCCCGCTGCGTACGACTGCATCGTGCCGACCAGCTACGACTGCAACACCAACTCGTCGTGCACGTATCAGAGCGCGAACAGGCCGACCGACCTGCCGATCCTCGGCGTTGTCATCCACGACACCGAGGAATCGCTGACCGACACCATGAACACGTTCTATTCGACGTCGTCCGGCGTCTCGATCCACTACGTCGTGGACGGCAGCGGCAACGTCTACCAGCTGCTGCGCGAGAAGGACATCGCCTACCAGGCCGGCAACTGGTGGTACAACCAGCGAACCATCGGTATCGAACACATCGGCTACGACGCCACCGGCTACCAGTGGTACAACGCCACCCAGTACCTCGGCTCGGCGAAGCTGTCCGCCTACCTGCTCAACCGCTACGACATCCCGCTCGACCGCGCGCACGTGGTGGCGCACGGCACCATTCCGGCGCCGACGCTGGGCACCGCACCGAACCACGTCGACCCCGGCCCGTACTGGCTCTGGGGTTACTACCTCGGCCTGATCAACCAGCAGGGCGTCGCCTACCCCACCGGCCCGGCGCCCAGCGGCGTGGTCCGCTTCGACCCGGCGTCCGGGCAGACGCCGCTTGGCACCAACGGCGACGAGACCACCGACAACTTCAACTTCTTCTACCTGTACACACAGCCGTCGACCGCGGCACCAAAGGTGCCGCGCAAGGGCAACGCCACCGACATCACCGACGAGACCGACAACATCGAGACGATGCTGAGCTACGACGTGCTCGCCCAGCAGCCGGACGCGGCCGGCACCGGCGACACGATGTACGAGGTCTGGTACGGCGAGAGCCTGTCCGGCTCGGGCTACTCAGCGACCGGCACCAAGGCGTGGATCGCGGTGCCGCCCGGCGCGGCCGAACAAGGTCACGGCACAGTCGTGACGCTGGCGTCCAAGAACGGACGGCCGGTGCCGGTGTTCGGCCGCCCGTCCGGCTCGAAGACCTATGAGATCGGCTCCAGCCCGGCCGGCTCGGAGTACCTGTCGGCATGGTCGGTGACAGACTCCGGCACCACGTACTACGAGATCAACTTCAACCACCGCCAGGCATGGGTACCGGCCTCCGAGGTCGGATCGACCCGCACCTCGTGACCGGCGCGGGGTGGCCCACCCCGGGCCACCCCGACGTCGGAATCCGGCGTAACACAGCGAGCTAGGCACCAGCAGGTCGGTCAGGTACCGCTGGAACTGTCCATCAAGGACATCCACGCAACGCCGGCCGCGGTGATCGCCAGTCCACCGAGAATCACCGGGCGGTACCGAAGCGGCGCTGCAGCGGGTCGCTCGCCCGGGGACAGGCCACCAGCAGCGCGGTCATCGGCAGGAAGGCCAGCACGGTGTGCATGGTGCTGTAGTGCCAGCTGCGTTGCACGAACAGGGTGAGGAAGAACGCGATCCCCTCCATCGCCATGCTGAACAACACGATCGCGAAGTAGTTGCCCAGCTTGGCGCGGCCGGCGAGCAGTGGGTCAGGG
This genomic interval carries:
- a CDS encoding dihydrofolate reductase family protein; translation: MELVVDYISSLDGYAAAEGWPGWWGLEGPEYLGWLEKNSTTEHTLLMGANTYRLMHGFAASQTEGVDVLGSVPKIVFSKTITEPLVWANSTLVRGDAVQAVRELKRTSDRPLWTLGSLSLARALLAAGLADKFRVAVFPVITGRTGRERIYDSYPDLALELVQARTFDRGTQLLEYRPRLLDAPLPPGPGSA
- a CDS encoding dihydrofolate reductase family protein; translated protein: MTTRLGRRTCHVESVLYMSMSRDGFIAGANDGPGDGGLRLHEWLGDPASDYPLRPVGAQRRHVRRVQGHRDGRRWPQYLRLRRPLGGGRHGVPIYVPHPGRPAAPEGHWPHHVPDAKSAVRQAKTAAGERDVMGHGAELVQSLLRDGLLDELRIHLIPVMLGNGRRLFGADHVDLELMRVLDIRRP
- a CDS encoding N-acetylmuramoyl-L-alanine amidase codes for the protein MSRRPRLRRLLTPAVALALALLGAAPGATAAPAPAGAPAGIAAAARTAQQRYGVPAPLLEAICYLEGRLSDHGGRPSANGGYGCMNLTHNARSRDLDHAAAALGVPARQLHTDQAANIAGAAEVLRADATALSPDHRAPTNLAGWYGAIARYSGADHAVATAYADAVYRIVRHGLTATAPRGETVRIAPHRVTPDTAAADGVGVHPDLPSHCTTTSAGDYPAAYDCIVPTSYDCNTNSSCTYQSANRPTDLPILGVVIHDTEESLTDTMNTFYSTSSGVSIHYVVDGSGNVYQLLREKDIAYQAGNWWYNQRTIGIEHIGYDATGYQWYNATQYLGSAKLSAYLLNRYDIPLDRAHVVAHGTIPAPTLGTAPNHVDPGPYWLWGYYLGLINQQGVAYPTGPAPSGVVRFDPASGQTPLGTNGDETTDNFNFFYLYTQPSTAAPKVPRKGNATDITDETDNIETMLSYDVLAQQPDAAGTGDTMYEVWYGESLSGSGYSATGTKAWIAVPPGAAEQGHGTVVTLASKNGRPVPVFGRPSGSKTYEIGSSPAGSEYLSAWSVTDSGTTYYEINFNHRQAWVPASEVGSTRTS